A genomic segment from Taeniopygia guttata chromosome 32, bTaeGut7.mat, whole genome shotgun sequence encodes:
- the ZNHIT1 gene encoding zinc finger HIT domain-containing protein 1: MMGEKKTSARVPEGCPRRVLDAPARQRRLHRQLEALESDNFGDDPAAGLPRPGKRLPNFSDTAETGKKKKKTRGDHFKLRFRKNFQALLEEQNLSASEGPNYVTAGAAPSRLPQRHFCAVCGFPSGYTCVTCGARYCCTRCLGTHQDTRCLKWTV, from the exons ATGATGGGCGAGAAGAAAACGTCGG CGCGCGTTCCCGAGGGCTGCCCCCGGCGGGTCCTGGACGCTCCCGCGCGGCAGCGGCGGCTGCACCGGCAGCTCGAGGCGCTCGAGAGCGACAATTTCGGGGACGATCccgcggcggggctgccccggcccgggaaGCGGCTGCCCAACTTCAGCGACACCGCCGAGACCG ggaagaagaagaagaaaactcGGGGCGATCACTTCAAGCTGCGCTTCCGCAAGAACTTCCAGGccctgctggaggagcag AACCTGAGCGCCTCCGAGGGCCCCAACTACGTCACGGCCGGGGCGGCGCCGTCGCGGCTGCCCCAGCGCCACTTCTGCGCCGTCTGCGGCTTCCCCTCGGGCTACACCTGCGTCACCTGCGGGGCCAGGTACTGCTGCACGCGCTGCCTGGGCACCCACCAGGACACCAG GTGCCTGAAGTGGACGGTGTGA